TTTAATCTATTTCAAGTACGCGCCAATAACAACTACTGACGTAGAAAGAAGTTTCTCCCGATACAAAAATTTGTTGTGCGATAACAGACGATCAttcgattttgaaaacttaaaaaaatcatttgtagTGCAATGCAATAATGTAagcaatattcatatttaatttttattattattatgtattaatatatttaattttattgattataattaaatttttttaaattttttcaatgcaatttttaaatttataagtgcaatttttaatatattttaatgcaataatgcaatcaatttagtgtgttttttaatgcaataactTCGCTGCCCTATTAATCAGTCTTGTATATAAGATAATTTTCAAGGTATTATAATTAGagacataaatattgttttttaatttttacaaaactgcTATAggtttattctttaaattttaaattacaatataacacaataaccaattataggtacctatattagaatAGGTTTAGggttctttataatttttaatcacaccaataaaaattaacagccatcgttctgtattttattttattggaatattAAATGATGGGAAAACATTTTCGAAGAgttaaaaatgacaattatatcatacatttattcaatCGAAATTCGAAACACAATattaacatgaataataatatgctgcgtaggtatttaaataaaatacaatatgattataataagataatatttgaatagacgattatgtacattattttaccATGGTTAAAAAAAGATTCacaaattaggtacataaatataacattcctactaatacatttaattataacatataaatgtaaaaagatatatcatatttcaatatttgcatttacaatgaaaattacaatatgataacattttgtattcagatgagtttatatataatagattataataattggtataagTTACtcagtgttattatttatttatctacctacttaataataatacataatgtgtGGTAATCTTTATTAAAGGTCATTAAACCTCTTACGAAAAATATATCCATTATTATatgaatcatacatttttttttttttaatagtaagaGCAGCAATAACACCACTCACCGATACAAAGAGAATTAGCATGCACTGAATGAAAATGACATCTGCATTTCTTATCACGATCTTCAACTTTTGCCCAACACTCGGTCCTCCTACATCCGGCCATGCAATTTATAGGCTTTGTAGAACTTTCTGGATGTGTCGAATTCCCTGCAGGATGTGTCGAATTCGTAGGACTTGCAAAAAGTTCAAAAGACCTTTTACTTTTTGTGTGCATTTTTAGATCTATTGTTTCACAGGTTGTGTTTGGTGGTGAATTTATCATCCTCACAGATCCTAGAATCTTTTCATTTTCATCCATATACATTACGTTTATGCGTGTTGGCCGCACATCAGTCACATTATATGTGTATTCAAGTTCAGCTACATATGTTATTCGCGAGTGTTCAGTAAGTAATTCATCAAGTTGTTGCTCGACACTACTGTTAAGTAGCTTCGACTTACAATTTTGGTTAAGCGAAAATACATTTAGAGAATGATTTGATCCCCCTAGGGAATGCGGTATTATGTGTTCTTTATAATCTTCTCCGGTTTGGACATGTATATCATTATCGTTATTTATTGTCTTATTCCGTAATGCGTATATTTCTGGCGTAATTTCTACGCAAACATATCTTGTCCTACCATTAGAATCTATTAGAAATTCgttttcgattttaaaatgGGCGAGTGCATTTGATACAGGTAAACTAACTCTTGATAATTTTGGTATTGTTGAATATGGAACAGATTTAGGACATTGATAAGCAAAACCACAATATACTTCCAAACAAGtaattaatagaataattttaaactgaaacatgtctaggtatataggtaacttaTTCACTACTATAGATTATAACAGCTAAagcctaaattattttataatacaaaaattctaGAAAATTGTCGGGAAGTTATCCAGTTGTAATATTGATGCTATTTACCTAGTTtaggatttaaataataattttaaatttattttcacttgttatttttaatatgcttttatgttagtaatattttaatcttaaatgtATTTCTAGTTAATATCTAcacagttaaaaattaacagAAATCATAcagaattacaataaaatacatacaatttaaatataaaaatgtcagtTATGAGCTTGCCTTGATTTGTAGTATTTTATAgacggtaggtaggtattgaacTGAAAATTGAGTGATAGATATCTGCATGGTATTGTATCATGTGATCAAGTTgattacaaaattcaaaaaaagattttgaaatGCTTGGTTTTGTCTTCATTCAAAGTAGTTTTTGGAATCGTATAGGTATCCCAGCTTCAGATTACAGTTTGAGAAGTAGACCGAGTACAGGCAAATAAAACTATATGCGTCACATaaatttgtatgatatattaattgaacacttattgaattattataaatgtattaaacacgCACTTAGTCTAATAGAAAAACTACAACTGTCAAAGAATATGATATGCTATGCCGTATATATCAATTCTCTGCAGATTGTCGAGATTGATGTGTTTGTTTCATAATAGCATAATGGCCCTTATTTataacgtatttaatatttatatataaaaaaagattaagCATTAATGTGACTAGCAATTatggtttggttttttttttatacaacaatagtaattaatttgtGATAAGGTATTATAGGAGACGTTAGTACCTAACAAGATAaactactttattaatttaaaagggAACCTAgttttgttcaattttgaacattaacattatattattcagagTGGCCCGTTTGATCCGAATGCCagcatataatttaaatttcatactcCAAAGTAGAATATTGTTCGGGGTATTTTGAtcctaaaaaatcaaatatcgaACAATAggtaatttgattattatttatataggtaatagtttataacttataatatgtatttcatctAAACTTTAGGCACTATAACTCATATTACGCCAGTTTGCATGaacaataacttaaaatttaacaaattaatggTGAGCTAACAGttacataaatatgatttagtggtccattaatcattatttaatttattgaaccataatatttatcaattatttatacaacccTACAATAGACTATAATACAGTCCAAAAGCCAATTTTAATGTATCGaagatttcaaaataatattctgctttggaataaagaattaaaaatgcattttgtcataaaaaagttaaaaattagaaaatgatACAGagcaaaaatagtaaaatataactctttttcagaaaaattttgttttaaatgacttaaaatacgtttaaaaaaacgTGGACAAGTGGGTGTCGCCCTGCTCTActgtacaagtgggtcactgtaatggatggtgttaaatttgaattcaatgatataatatcattgcataagaaaaatgatacttgataatattattgtgaataaagtaatttattattttttatataaccaatttacgcggaaccttgttttaaatgttcaatatttagttgtaaaatttaaacattttatacatttttaactacaaaaaaattattaaattttaaattcgataaattttgtaaaaaattgaacttaaaatgcttataaaaaaaaaatgttgccgatgaatttttaatatttttcaaatgtcattatattatgagccttgtattaatttttcaagtttttttactcgggaaataaaattttatcgacattcttagaaaaaaaaaattttgaaaattgtattgtgtatagaaaatgcttgtataaacattcagtggatATTGCATATatcttcaaaaacaaattaagaaaaacaggaatattttgacaaaaccggtttttgttaaaattgatattgtatctttgatgtaactcaaaaacgaataactgcactcttgaaatttttataaaatgttaataatagaatttttcGCACatgataaaacttttattatattttttgtcacttttttagttatttatagacatttgacattttcgatttttagttttatttttcattgttacttgttttgtattcttttatctcatctaattaatgtacacattgtatagattgtagatgtcttttactcattaataaaaaaaaaaaagttttatttaaatgccaATTACAAAAAGGTTGAACGAAATtccacaaatatatttaataaaatttaatatttaaaaaagaataacgattttagttatttttttgtaatacaacaatttacttcggcgtgggggggggggggatttataacttttatttaactattatattttgcaaaataaataatactttatgtagctattacaatacatatgctattcttattaataatttggttaaatgattaaaacatcaattaacaaaaaaaatgttgtagcTATTACAATGTACTTCAATAATGGCTATAGTATTTATGGTTGTGACTAATATATTTGTGTTACTCTAGCTATAAATCatattacaaaactattttgttaatagtattaaattatttttttccgtgtgTACTTATAGTTACAACATATGTTAAACTATtaagattaatacattttatgctttaatacatttatagtaaaGTTGTTAATTCCGtattactaatgtctaatagtaaaataaattactataataattaatagcaattagcaatttatatatttaaataataataa
This portion of the Acyrthosiphon pisum isolate AL4f chromosome A1, pea_aphid_22Mar2018_4r6ur, whole genome shotgun sequence genome encodes:
- the LOC100571964 gene encoding uncharacterized protein LOC100571964 translates to MFQFKIILLITCLEVYCGFAYQCPKSVPYSTIPKLSRVSLPVSNALAHFKIENEFLIDSNGRTRYVCVEITPEIYALRNKTINNDNDIHVQTGEDYKEHIIPHSLGGSNHSLNVFSLNQNCKSKLLNSSVEQQLDELLTEHSRITYVAELEYTYNVTDVRPTRINVMYMDENEKILGSVRMINSPPNTTCETIDLKMHTKSKRSFELFASPTNSTHPAGNSTHPESSTKPINCMAGCRRTECWAKVEDRDKKCRCHFHSVHANSLCIGEWCYCCSYY